The following coding sequences are from one Nicotiana tabacum cultivar K326 chromosome 1, ASM71507v2, whole genome shotgun sequence window:
- the LOC107781761 gene encoding ubiquinol oxidase 2, mitochondrial (The RefSeq protein has 4 substitutions compared to this genomic sequence), translating into MWVRHFPVMGPRSASTVALNDKQHDKKVENGGAAASGGGDGGDEKSVVSYWGVPPSKVTKEDGTEWKWNCFRPWETYKADLSIDLTKHHAPTTFLDKFAYWTVKALRYPTDIFFQRRYGCRAMMLETVAAVPGMVGGMLLHCKSLRRFEQSGGWIKALLEEAENERMHLMTFMEVAKPNWYERALVFAVQGVFINAYFVTYLLSPKLAXRIVGYLEEEAIHSYTEFLKELDKGNIENVPAPAIAIDYWRLPKDSTLRDVVLVVRADEAHHRDVNHFAPDIHYQGQQLKDSPAPIGYH; encoded by the exons ATGTGGGTTAGGCATTTTCCAGTGATGGGTTCACGCAGCGCTAGTACTGTGGCTTTGAATGATAAGCAGCACGATAAGAAAGTGGAAAACGGCGGCGCCGCCGCATCTGGCGGCGGTGATGGCGGTGATGAGAAATCAGTAGTGAGTTATTGGGGTGTTCCGCCTTCAAAGGTTACTAAAGAGGACGGTACTGAATGGAAATGGAATTGCTTTAGG CCATGGGAGACGTACAAGGCTGATTTGTCAATAGATCTGACGAAACACCATGCGCCAACCACTTTCTTGGACAAATTTGCTTATTGGACCGTCAAGGCTCTCCGATACCCCACTGATATATTCTTTCAG AGGAGATATGGTTGTAGAGCAATGATGTTGGAAACAGTGGCTGCAGTGCCTGGAATGGTGGGAGGAATGTTGTTGCACTGCAAATCACTGAGGCGATTCGAACAGAGTGGAGGATGGATCAAAGCACTGTTAGAAGAAGCTGAAAATGAGAGGATGCACCTCATGACTTTCATGGAAGTAGCCAAGCCTAATTGGTACGAGCGTGCACTAGTCTTTGCAGTGCAAGGCGTCTTCTTCAACGCCTACTTTGTCACTTACCTTCTTTCACCAAAGTTGGCTCATCGTATCGTGGGTTACTTGGAAGAAGAGGCAATTCATTCCTACACTGAGTTCCTAAAGGAATTGGACAAGGGCAACATTGAGAACGTTCCTGCTCCTGCTATTGCCATCGATTACTGGCGTCTCCCTAAAGACTCCACTCTCCGTGATGTTGTCTTGGTTGTTAGGGCTGACGAGGCTCATCACCGTGATGTCAACCACTTTGCATCT GACATTCATTATCAGGGACAACAGCTGAAGGACTCTCCAGCACCAATTGGGTATCACTAA